DNA sequence from the Anaerohalosphaeraceae bacterium genome:
ACAAAGCCTCGGACATTCATTTCGAGCCGTTCGAAAATGAGTTTAAGATGCGGTATCGAATCGACGGGGTTCTTTATGAAATGGTTCCGCCGCCGAAGCACATTGCGCTGGCGCTGTCCAGCCGAATTAAGGTTATGGCCAACCTGGATATTGCGGAACGTCGGCTGCCGCAGGACGGCCGTATCCCGCTGGTGGTCGGCGGCAATCCGGTGGACCTTCGTGTGAGCATTCTGCCGACCATGTTCGGCGAAAGTGTCGTGCTGCGTGTTCTGGACCGCAAACAGGTCGATTTGCGGCTGGATATGCTCGGAATGACCGAACGGGACCTGAACATTGTCCGCCAGCTGATTAACAAGCCCAACGGAATTCTGATTGTAACCGGTCCCACCGGTTCCGGAAAAACCACCACGCTCTATTCGGCCCTGAAGGAGCTCAATTCGGTCGAAACCAAGATTATTACGACGGAAAACCCGGTCGAGTACGACATTGACGGATTGATTCAGGTCCAGATACGGCCGGAAATCGGTTTGACGTTTGCCAAGTGTCTGCGTTCGATTCTGCGTCAGGACCCGGATATCGTGATGGTCGGTGAGATTCGAGACCTGGAGACGGCGGAGATTTCCATTCAGGCGTCTCTGACCGGTCACCTGGTCTTTACGACGCTTCACACCAACGATGCTCCCAGCACAATCGCCCGTCTTTTGGATTTGGGGCTGGAAACCTTCCTGGTGACGGCCACACTGGAAGGGATTATCGCCCAGCGTCTGGTGCGGCGCATCTGCACCAACTGCAAGACGGAATACCGGCCGACGGAAGAGCAGCTGATGGAACTGGGGCTGACGCTGGAGGATGCGGAGGGCAAGAAATTCTATTATGGTCGCGGCTGTGATATGTGCAACAACACCGGCTATCGCGGCCGAACAGGCATTTTTGAGATTATGACGTTTGATGATGAAAT
Encoded proteins:
- a CDS encoding ATPase, T2SS/T4P/T4SS family, translated to MGLIKERDLSIALAGQRGMEYIDIDSLDIPQEVLKQIPAQMAKTYRILPIEYDSRRNHLTVALDSPDNFRATDDLSTLMGFTVEAKVADPDALNAALNKYYAEEDESLTELIGEIESDKGLASLQGRDASIDLDELKEAADSTGVKKLLNLVLLKAIQDKASDIHFEPFENEFKMRYRIDGVLYEMVPPPKHIALALSSRIKVMANLDIAERRLPQDGRIPLVVGGNPVDLRVSILPTMFGESVVLRVLDRKQVDLRLDMLGMTERDLNIVRQLINKPNGILIVTGPTGSGKTTTLYSALKELNSVETKIITTENPVEYDIDGLIQVQIRPEIGLTFAKCLRSILRQDPDIVMVGEIRDLETAEISIQASLTGHLVFTTLHTNDAPSTIARLLDLGLETFLVTATLEGIIAQRLVRRICTNCKTEYRPTEEQLMELGLTLEDAEGKKFYYGRGCDMCNNTGYRGRTGIFEIMTFDDEIRDLIMNHASTAVLREAARRKGMKTLRENGLELIYSGITTLDEVARETIAVEA